The Loxodonta africana isolate mLoxAfr1 chromosome 18, mLoxAfr1.hap2, whole genome shotgun sequence genome includes the window atagggCACTATTAGTGATTACTCCAAAATTTAAGCAATTATTATTCTAGAAGTACCCTACTAATAGAGGTAAGTTGCCTTAAAAAACTGCATACCAAGTAACATCCCGAGCAAGGTTTCATTAATATTTAGGGACCACACACAAGGGTTATCTCAGGGGAGAACAACGTTAAAGAGCAAAACTATCAGTCCACTAGTTCCAtaggccaggccaggccacccTTCTTTCCACTGGGCAGCAAAGAGACTGGCCAAGCATCACTACAGTGAGAGAGAAAAGCACTCAAACAAAGCCCTTGAGGACTAGGCTGGATTTCAGCATATAAATGTGTTGGGGTGGGGAAGAATGGGTAGTCTTTCATGAGCTCTGAAAGAATGACCAGCTATGAGTAGGCTCTTTTCATTTCAGTCACCGCttccctaactctaactataTTTGGATACTGACCAAAGCCCATCAGTGCTCACCTCTTGCTGGCAGGTGAGATCATCAGTTTTGCTTGAGTTGATCATGCCCTTTTCATTGTTACCAGGGCTCTCTGTGGAGGTGAAAGGATCCACTATGATACTGCACCAGACCCGAGGcccaaactgctggcctttatgAGAAAGTCGCCAATGAGAAGTATATGTTCCCTCCAAGGTTGGGGCGATGAATTCCACAGATACAACTCCCACATGGCCGGCTTTCAGGCAGGGAACCAAGACATCTTTCTTTTCTGTAGAAGCCAAAGTCAGGTTTCCCCACATGAACTTGAGCTGAAAAGAACAGTGACAAGGGAAAGTTTGTCAGCTGAGTACTCTGCCACTTCACATCATTTTCACAATTTATGGGAAAGAATACCTTTGTGTCTGCACTCCATTTTATGTTTCCTGTATTTTTCATCCTCCAATGTTTGATGAACTTGGTTCCCGGCTGAAGGTGAGTCCCATCAGGCAAATTCTCATCCACAAATGCTGCGCTGAGGGTTGGTATAACCGGGGCACAGGGCTGCAAAGGGAGCCTGAACAGAAATTCACGCACTTAGTCATTTGCCATTGGATGTGATGGCCTGGAATATCCACCACTGTGGCCTGGGCGGCTGACTGTGACTCTTGAGGATGTCCTACTGCATTTGCCTTAAAAAATACTaacaaaaatttaataaaaaggtTTGACCCCTGAGCTAAGAAGCCATGGTGAGGGTAATCAAAAGGATCCATAAATAGAATAACAACAGAGCCAAGCTCTTGAAACACCTGCTAATTTGCTTCAAATACAGGCTGCTTCCAGTGAAGAGAGGTCAAAACAACCCCAATTCTGCAACCTACTAGTTTTTATCTTTCTGAGGAGGGCACCAAAGCCAGTGTTAAATATAACTCCCATTCAGCAAATGTGCTCTTAGGTATTTACTCAAGCGACATGAAAACTTATTTACATAAAAACATGCACACGAATgctgcagctttattcataactatcaaaaattggaagcaaccaagatgtacTTCaaaaggtgaatgaataaacagacCATGGCACATCCATACAAAAGTGTataactcagcaataaaaagaaatgaattacCAAGCCacgaaaagacatggaggaaccttaaaaTGCAAACTGCTAAGAAGCCAGACCAAAAAAGCTGTATGTACTGAATGATTTCAGTTATGTAACGTTCTGAGAAAAGCAAAGCTAGAAAGACAATGAAAAGATAAGTGGTTGCAGGGGtacaggcagagggaggaagggatgAACCGGTGGAGCACAGCAGAtatttagggcagtgaaactattctgtaccATACTGTAACAGTGGACATATGACATTAAGCATCTGTCAAAACCCACGGGACTGTACAACACAGAGTGAGCTCTCATGCAAACTACAGACATTAATAATAATGTAGCAACACTGGTTCATCAACTGTAACAAACGTACCACAGGAACGAAAGACACTAAGAGAAGAAATAATGTGTGAGGGGGAGAAGAAATAATGTGTGAGGGGGAGGGGTATATGGGAATTCAGGACTTTCAGCACAAATTTCTGTAGACATAaaactactttaaaaaataaagcctattaaaaaaaaagtctattgaAAAAACAAACGACTACTGAACTACTCTTTAATAAAGCTAGGGTCAAAGAACACGAAGTTTCAAGGGTGTGGGTGCTAAGTGTTATGAATAAATAAGACAGAAGTTGACTGATGTTTTAGTGTTAGAGAGCTGAACCTGAAGTCTTGGCTCCCAGCAAGCCCCCAGGCTTACATCAGGGTGTTAGACTGCAGCAAGCTCTCGGGTCGGCCCAAAGGAGACTTGGGGCTCTGAAGTCCATGGATGGAATTCCACAGATGAATCTTCCTGTGGAGTTTAAGCTGCTTTTTAAGTTCCTTGACCTCCGCTTTACGCTGTTTCTTCTCAGCTCGCAacctttgcttttctgctttaaGAAAGTTCTTGTCAACCTGTTTCTGAAgcctgtgagataataaattgaagtcttaaaaaaaaaaacaaatcttataagcttatatgtgacagactgacttgatttgtaaactttcacttaaagcacaataaaaaattatttaaaaaaaaaaacctcatgaaCAAGACTTGAAGATATTTTGGGCCAACTGCAGCCTCCATCAGTATCAGCTTCTAGTTTAGTTTCTTAATTTCATTCTCTAGCTATCATTTCCATTTCATTAGCTTTGGGTAACTGTCTTCATTACTGCGTATCAACTGAAAATGAGCAGGAACTAAGGAGACTATCTAAACTTCTGTGACTCACACCCTGTCACCAGAACCAAGAAACCAGAgaactgttttgctgtgtacatttttacaattaaaaaaaaggaaaaaaaaaggccaaaatggcaaaattttgttatatatcttttaccacaacaaaatttttttaaagaggaaaaacaaaaaaccctaaacaccCCATGTAGATGATTTTACCTGACTTGTTCCAGGGCAGCTGGAAGGCGAGGAGTAGAGAACTTTGAGTGTGAGAACGGTTCAGAGGATCCCATGACAGGTTTCCGCAACTTCAGTAGGACGTGGTTAGAGTCATGGTCATAAGGCCCTGCCTCACAATCTTCACAGATATTGTAGGATGGGCACAGGCTGTGGGGAAAAGAATGGCATGGTGCAGAATGGCAGAGTGGGAAGTGCCCAAGGCAGGGAGATAAGAGACCAGACCTGTCTATTTGCTCTATTGCCAGCTAGCAGGTAATCGGAGCATGTCATCTGACCATGCCATGTCTCAGTTTTCCTCAtaaataaaatggggataataacacttAACCTATATCTATTTCAAAGGGAAATCTATAGGATGAAGCAATCTATGAAAGCATTTGGAACAAGAGGGAGACAACCTTTGGTGACCTAATTTTGTCTCGGGGAACATAATTTTGCCTCATTGTCAATCCAAGTGCACATCTGAACACAACAATCTGAATACTTAACTCTCAACTCAGATATCATGTGAGTGAAGAGCAGTTTGTGTTTCCAATCCAGAGCTACTACATCTAACGCTCAGAGATAGAATACACCCAATTTCCCTTACCTATCCAGAATGCCAGCAAGGTTGTTGCTCTGAGGACTACCAATAGGCAACTATTCCCAAGTTACTGCTTACCTGCACTGGTAGCGCACACCCACGATTCTTTTGTGGCAGCTGCTGCAAGCAATATGCCAGTTGAACTGGTTTTCTGGCAAAAACAGTGTATCATCTGAAATAGGCATTGAGACTTCTGAGGGACAGGAACCCAAGGTTGGGCTTTGGAATACAAGCTTCTCATGTAATTTCTGTTCAAGCTTCTCAACTGTTTCTTTAACCACTTGCTCTCTGAACTAGATATAGAATAGAAGGTAGGGAAAAATTCAGTACCAATATTAGAAAAAGGTGTGAATATATTAAACAGAACTGAAACCTCGCAGTCTCTAGTATAATATAAGAACGTGATAAATAACTAATAGCAGCTGAGTGAACGGATGAAAACATAGCAAAAGGTCTATTCCTTTCACAGCTACACTGGTTCAAAGAAAATACTATGAAATCTTTTCAATGAGTTAATTTCTAACTGCTTTCTTCGCAGGCACAGAGATTTGTCCTTCTCTCTTACATTTTTAGAATCAGACTCTTCCTTTTTCTGGGTACCTCACTGTAAAAGTTAAGAGCTTTCTTGACTGGAGCTGCTCTAGTTTAGAAATTATTAACTACCACTCTTCATTCACCTGCACCAGAGGCAGCAGCCATCTGGGTTTGGCTTTCTATTCTTCCACATTCTACCTGTGTCAACGCTGCTGCTAAAACCAAGCAAGAGAGAACACTCACTGTCTCCAAGTAGCTTGTGAACCAGCCTGGGGGCTTGTCTTGAGGTTGGTCTGCATTGCATGGAGCACGTGGAAATTGCTACAAGAAAACACAATCCAAGATCTTGGTGGTTACTTTTTCCTTCTACTTAATTTTCCTGAAATGTATTATTTTGAAGTTTCTTTTGTAAAGTAATATAAGCGTATggttaaaaacaaagcaaaaacaaacaaaaaaaactatcaaaTAGCATGGAGGAGTATGGAAAACAAAGTCTCTATCCCACTCACTCCCCCTCTCCAGAAGTAACCACTGTTACCAGTTTCAATCAGAGATGAAGAAGGATCACAACATCCTTCAAATCTCTGATGAATATTTCAAATTACGgaccaaagacaaggaaacatACGGTTAGCAAAATTGTACACACAGGTCCATTCAATTCATACCTGTGTTGCAGGCGCCTCTGGGGGCCTCATATCTGATCCCAAGATTCTCACCAATGAAGAATAATGTGCAAGTGGCTTCTTCCCTGCCCTGGCAGCTAGTCGTTTTTCTGATACAACTGGTGTTGAGGCTTCATCCACAATGTAGTATCCTTCATGAACTTGCATCTGCAGTTGGTTTCCCTGTTTAACTGCCATCTGAGAGAATACATTATGAAACAAAATCATATTGTGTGAGTCTCCTTTTCCAAATGGAATTTCAAAAACACCTAAACAGAAGAGTGTGATCAATTAATTATATGGGACAATATCAggatttgtgtttgttttattaaaTCAAACGACACATACACTGTTGATGATCAACTTGTTGCTCTGCCAAGAACTGTAATTAGGAATGGTTTTGTTACTAAAAATCAGGACAAACGTAGCCTCACAGTGTAGCAATTTATTAGACCAGATGTTTCATCTGAAATAGCTGGGTTACTACTTCTGTGTAACTGGTTTTACATAAGACTCCATCTAGGGACTCCAATCTTAATTTTCTAAAAAAGCTGATCCCATGCTAAGAAAACTCAAGAAACTTAAAACTATGTTCTGCAACTAAGTGTTTATTTTTTCACTAATAGTATTTTGGAAAACATGCTTAACTGGTCACCTCCTTTTTAAAAGCATCTTCCTATAAGCCCTAACTTGAAAATGGTACTTCAAGGAGCATCTGAGGTTCCATGAAGGTACTCCAGTGTCTAAGATTTTAGGGGCAACATCTTCTAGTACCCCAGTGTCAACCAGAACAGCTCTTCTTTTATCTATTTTTACCCATTAGATTTAAGATTCCATTTACAGAGAGCATTTCATGGCCAAAAAGTTTGAAACCTGTTATTCTAGACCAGGAGTCAGCAAATGTTTGCTTAAAAGGCCacacagtaaatatttcaggcttggAGGCCATATGGTTTTGGACACAACTATCCAACTCTGCTGCTGTAGCACACAAGCAGTCACACACAACACATAAATGAATCGGCGTGGCTACgttctaataaaattttattacaaAGCAGGCAGTGAACACAGAGGCTGGAGTTTGTCAACCCCTGTTCTAGACCATAACCCACCAAGAAGCTTTTAGTAAACTGTTTGGGAGGGACTGTGGGAAAAACTGCTCAAGAAAAGACTGCAATGAAGATGTGTCGAAATATAAGGGAATCTTAAAAACTATACAGTACAATAtatgaaaatgtaaaaatattcttGCTTTGCACGGCAAGACAGGCTTACATAAACATTAGGTTCCTGAGGTCTGAGCTTCCTGACAGGATGCTAAGAGGGGCTGGGGAAAGGCAGAAAAGTTACGATGACCTTAGAAGACTTTTTAGTGAAACTACTATAGCTTCTAAGAATATGGAAAGAGAAAAGCCAGGAAGAGTAGGACAAGAGTGAAGGGGGTAGAGGACCAGCATGCTAGAATAGCTTAAGGGCAGGGAAGAAAtaggaaaaccacaaaataacTGAAGCAGAAGGGAAGAGGAATGAGAGATTATATACAGAAATAGGTATCTCAACTAAGGAAAACCAAGGAAAAGATCTGAATATCCAAAACAAAGAGTGAGGCTGGTAAATAAGGATGCTCATGCAATAAAACTGGGAACACATTGGTTACACTGCTGAAATAAGGATATCAGTTTTGTCCAGCAGCCAAAAAGGGTAGACTCAGCCCCAGTTAGAAAAAAATCTTGCCTTTCCCTCCCTAGAATGAAAGTGATTGTCAAAAATAACTCAGTCTTGGAATAGAAGCTCATAAAAGATAGTCAAACCTTAATTAGAAAAGCGGTAATGAAAAGACAGGCTGATACACCAGAAAAATAAATGAGTTTGGGGAATGCTCTAATGCACCAATGTCTTAAACGAGAGATTGTATGCAACTCTGTACCTTAAATTTTCATTGTAATGTTCCATTTGGAATACTGCGAAGGAAGGAAATGACAAagaccaaccaggaagctcactgTATTTTTAAACACTTGGATGGTGGCACAAAGATCAGCAACGAGATGGGAAGAAAACTGGGGGAAAACTTTACATGAGGAGCTCCCTTTTGCTGGATGGTATGCCCTACTCAGTACTATCTCCCTAAAAATAGGTTTCACTGTGTTTACATTCATTAATAATTCCTCTTCCTGGGTAATGGAATTCAGGTTTGAGCTTCAgtcaataaacattaaaaaaattatttggaaaatgatacaaaaTAACCATTACCTTAAGAGCTTCTTCATATTCTCCTAAAAGGACAAAAAACAGACATTGTGGTAACTCTTCACTAGCCTAAAAAGATTCTAGTAGGTACAGGCAACCCTGACTTTTTAGAATTCTTAGCTTACAATCCTCAATATATGAACAGCTACTACCTTTTTGATGACAAATTCTCTTTTCATCCTGGAAGAGAAGCTACTGCAACAGTTCTCTGCTTTAAAGTCCCCTTTCTTTACCACTGGCACCCTCCAGCTATGAGACCTCGACCCAACTCCCTCACTCTAGGCTTACTGAACCTCAGAACTCAAGAGAGTTCATGGATAGTGTTTATAAATCAACAcgaatatatatacacaaattagGGACAGACGCAACATATTGGGAGGCATGTGGTTTTCAGAGTAGCAGCATTTGAAATATAAGAGCAGCTCTCCTTAAAGCTGTCCTTACGGTCCATTTGAAGTCATCACTGTATATATAAAACACTGCTATATAATAAAAATCCCCTATGTAACTTATGTCCATGGATGAGTGAGTGCAATGTCAATTTATTGCATGCCAAGTTCTAATCTAAAACAAATATTGTTACAAGGTTTGAGTGTAAATGGAAATGCATAAACCCGTGAACAGATAAGGCTTTTAAATAAAGCTGAACAGGTTCCCTGAGGGACTTACCTTgactgttgatggacacctgtaaaaggaaaaaagcaacagTGAATTACAAGCATCTCATCAACTGAGCATTTCTGTTACTAAGACCAGCGTCACAGAATAGACACAAAATCTCAGCCTAGGGGTTCAGCTTTTCTAGTATCATAAGCAAGTGATGAATAATCATTAAAGAATTTTATTGCTTAATTACTGTGCCCTCCATTATTCCAGCCATATCAAGAGACAGCATAATATAGTGGTTAGGAgcctgggctctggagccagagggAATGGATTAAACTCTTACTCCACTACTTCCAAGCTATGTGCttctgggcaaattacttaacttctctgtgcctcagtttcctcatggatAAAACAGAGATGATAACGTACCTAAAACACAGTACTGCTGTTAATCTGATACATTATAGCCACTCAATAAAGGTTACTATTTTATTACAAACTAACTGGAAGCTTGGACTATATTTGAACTTAAGAACACTATGTAATTTTAAAGTTATCTCTCAGATAATCTTCTTCAAACTGCTTCTGCATTTCTCAACTCCATCTCAGATGGCACAATTCTGCTTAGAACAGGCAGTTAGCAAATGCATTTAAATCCCTGAATAAATGAGATAAACACTAAACTTTTTGTGCTCTACATCAATCGCTCTTGAGAAATCAGATCCCTATTCTGGATGGCTGGCAGTGGCTACCATAAAATACTTTACCTGTTCATTCTCCTCATCCAGGTATTTTATTTGAATAGTGTTCAGATCAAATGAAACTTTTACCTGCAAGTAAAAAATATACTATATGAATAAGACATCAAAAAGTCAAATTGTGACAGAAACTTAGAAGTCATAAAAGAAAAGATGGGCATATTttattacataaaaattaaatatttctatatgGTAAGAAGTACCATAAACCAAGTCAAAAGACAACAGACTGAGAAAAATATATGGAACCCATGATAGATAAGGAGTATCTCTAACATACAAAGAGCATCTGCAAAGCTGCTAAGAATAAGATTAACAATGCAGGTAAAAATATACTGAAAATTCACAGAAGAGGAGATCAGCATGCTtaacaaatatatgaaaagatattCGACCTCACTGGTAGTCAGAACAATGCAAATTAAAGCAAGGAGATGCCATCTCATCAGAATGGCAAAAATTATTTAAAGCTACAACATCCAGTGCTGTCAAGAATTGAGGACACTGTCATTTATTTCTGTGAGTTTCTACAATCGTTCTGCAAAGCAATCTGGGTAACaggtattaaaattttaaatcacaTACTGTGTGACCCATTAATCTCACTTGAGGTTATATGTACAGAGGTATACCTCCTGCATTTTATTTGgaggagcaaaaagaaaaaaaaaaaaaaactggaaacaatccaactatttatttttcagtatgaaatgattaataaattatggtacaacaATACCCACAATATTGTGAATTTTCCTTGGTTTTCAAAAGAACGAGCTTTGGTTGTTATCTATAGAACTATGTCTATAACCTACTATTGGGTGAGGAAAGCAAGCTGCAAAATAAGCTTGATCCTATATGATGTCTGTATGAATATGGAAAATGTGGGTAAGCACATACAGGGCTGTCATTAACACCGGTTACCCCaaaggggtgggaaggagggagggaagaaatatGAACTTTTCCTTTTTATATGTTTGGATTGTTTCACTTCTTATAATGGACATGTATTACACTTTTATAATCTAAAATTCAATAAAGGaaaaaacctgtgagagctggaactcaatgggactgccctGTTTTTCCGGTCTCACAagctttccacctttgacagcgtgcagccttaccacttttctatggcTCTCTAttactggaaaatatttgagttttccctctctgacaggtttccaccttacacaggttctggctttcacaggtatTACTGTACTAGCAAAAGAAAGCTAACTGTGTTCGATTTTCAGACCACTTGACAAACAAGATCCAATTCCTTTCTGGATAACCATCTGTCTAGAACAGTATAGATAATTGCTCGAAGGCACAGGACTAAACTTCTTTTAAAGTCTCCaccatttcctttcctttttagttACCATCACATATAACCAGATAAAAGGAGACTTTTACCAAATAGTTTTGTTAGATAGTCAGTCATGCAGGAAGTAAAATATTCACCAGTGCAACCTGAACAGAAACAGAAGAGTACAAAGGGCAAACCAAGATCAGGAAAAGTATTAACAAAAATTAAAGGAACAGCGGAACTGCTGTCGAAGCACCCAGGACAGTTTTTGCTGCTCAACTTTGAGACACTCAACCTCTGACCTAGCAATAAAGGCAATCTATCAGCTTTTGTAAAACACAGGTtatacctttgttgttgtttggtgatgttgagtcggtttcaactcatagcgaccctatgtacaacagaatgaaacactgccccatcctgcgtcatccccacaatcgttattatgcttgaacccattgttgcagccacagtgccaatccatctcgttgagggtattcctcgtttccactgaccctctattttaccaagcatgatgtccttctccagagactgatccctcctgataacatgtgcaaatatgtgagacatgttcttgcttctaaggaacattctggctgtacttcttccaggacaggtttgttcattcttttgacagtccatggtatagtcaatgttcttcaccaacacagcaattcgaaagcatcaattcttctttggactttcttattcactgtccagtttttgcatgcacatgaggtgactgaaaacatcaggCCCACCTtaagtcttcaaggcgacatctttgctttttaacactttaaagaggtcttttgcagcagatttgcccaatgcagtgtgtcatttgatttcttgactcctgcttccgtgggtactgattgtggatccaagtaaagatgaaa containing:
- the NBR1 gene encoding next to BRCA1 gene 1 protein isoform X3, whose amino-acid sequence is MTLCQAKPYNMEPQVTLNVTFKNETQSFLVSDPENTTWADIEAMVKVSFDLNTIQIKYLDEENEQVSINSQGEYEEALKMAVKQGNQLQMQVHEGYYIVDEASTPVVSEKRLAARAGKKPLAHYSSLVRILGSDMRPPEAPATQQFPRAPCNADQPQDKPPGWFTSYLETFREQVVKETVEKLEQKLHEKLVFQSPTLGSCPSEVSMPISDDTLFLPENQFNWHIACSSCHKRIVGVRYQCSLCPSYNICEDCEAGPYDHDSNHVLLKLRKPVMGSSEPFSHSKFSTPRLPAALEQVRLQKQVDKNFLKAEKQRLRAEKKQRKAEVKELKKQLKLHRKIHLWNSIHGLQSPKSPLGRPESLLQSNTLMLPLQPCAPVIPTLSAAFVDENLPDGTHLQPGTKFIKHWRMKNTGNIKWSADTKLKFMWGNLTLASTEKKDVLVPCLKAGHVGVVSVEFIAPTLEGTYTSHWRLSHKGQQFGPRVWCSIIVDPFTSTESPGNNEKGMINSSKTDDLTCQQEEAFLLAKEEIQLDEVTEQTERTGTCIPQKIKKIARERELYIPSVDLLTAQDLLSFELLDINIVQELERVPHNTPVDYTVSVRNKTESTVSMEEAEDDLSGTQFVCETVIRSLTLDAAPDHNPPCRQKSLQMKSASSEGEGQLGDEREEIVRIAEEEVVEEDELKDEVQSQSSASSEDYIIILPECFDTSRPLGDSMYSSALSQPGLERGAEGEPGVEAGQEPAEAGERLPGGENQLQRHSISDILMTSQTLEAVPLTPEVVGPPPVLPRSPPCTQHHGSPGVDLPVTIREVSSVPDQMRAEPRGSSGLVNGRQKSYDHSRHHHGSSIPGGLVKGALSLAASAYKVLFAGPPVTAQPVDSEDQTAALMAHLFEMGFCDRQLNLRLLKKHNCNILQVVTELLQVNNNDWYSHRY